One region of Asterias rubens chromosome 5, eAstRub1.3, whole genome shotgun sequence genomic DNA includes:
- the LOC117290564 gene encoding signal peptide peptidase-like 3 isoform X1 — protein sequence MAADSSYDWAYSMVDSSRVSTFVISILLIVYGSFRSLNMDQEEKEKNLKEDKDASAQGPNPNAAPVNENVHSIDTTQAMFLPVGASISLLVMFFFFDSMQMVFAVCTAVLATVAFAFLLLPMCQYLLRPCSNGTKISFGCCGRFTSAEIMSFCLAVMLVFLWVMTGHWLLMDALAMGLCVTMIAFVRLPSLKVSTLLLTGLLIYDVFWVFFSTYIFNANVMVKVAMRPADNPLGVVARKLNMPAVIKEAPQLSLPGKLIFPSSLHNSGHFSMLGLGDIVMPGLLLCFVMRYDNYKRQAAEGATAAPLIAPNSLTQRVTYFHCSLIGYFVGLLTATISSEVYKAAQPALLYLVPFTLLPLLLMAYLKGDLKRMWHEPFIKGQPNKYTEV from the exons GGCATATTCCATGGTGGATTCATCCAGAGTGTCCACATTTGTCATCTCCATCTTGCTTATTGTCTACGGCAGCTTCAG ATCTTTGAATATGGATCAAGAAGAAAAGGAGAAGAATTTAAAAGAAGACAAAGACGCTTCAGCACAAGGTCCCAATCCAAATGCTGCTCCAGTAAATGAAAATG TTCATAGTATAGATACAACTCAAGCGATGTTTTTGCCCGTCGGCGCTTCCATCTCTCTTCTtgttatgtttttcttctttgattCAATGCAAATGGTGTTTGCTGTTTGCACAGCAG TATTAGCTACAGTAGCCTTTGCGTTCCTTCTGTTGCCGATGTGCCAGTATTTATTAAGGCCTTGCTCCAATGGAACAAA GATTTCATTTGGATGTTGCGGTCGATTCACATCTGCCGAAATAATGTCATTTTGTCTTGCTGTGATGTTGGTGTTCTTGTGGGTCATGACAGGTCATTGGCTGCTCATGGATG CGCTAGCCATGGGTCTGTGTGTTACAATGATAGCATTTGTTCGCCTACCAAGCCTCAAAGTCTCTACGTTACTCCTGACTGGTCTTCTCATTTATGATGTCTTCTGGGTTTTCTTCTCTACTTATATATTTAACGCAAATGTGATGGTCAAGGTTGCCATGAGGCCTGCAGACAACCCG CTTGGGGTTGTAGCTAGGAAACTGAACATGCCTGCAGTAATCAAGGAAGCTCCTCAACTTTCACTGCCTGGTAAACTTATTTTCCCAAG CAGCCTACACAACTCGGGTCATTTCTCAATGCTAGGACTAGGTGACATAGTCATGCCTGGTCTTCTCTTGTGCTTTGTCATGCGTTATGATAATTACAAACGTCAGGCAGCAGAGGGCGCCACAGCAGCCCCTCTTATTGCTCCAAACAGCTTGACTCAAAGAGTTACCTACTTCCACTGCTCACTCATTGGCTATTTTGTTG GTTTACTGACGGCTACAATATCATCTGAAGTTTACAAAGCAGCTCAACCAGCTTTGCTGTATCTTGTCCCTTTCACACTCCTGCCATTACTCCTTATGGCCTACCTCAAG
- the LOC117290564 gene encoding signal peptide peptidase-like 3 isoform X2 — protein MAADSSYDWAYSMVDSSRVSTFVISILLIVYGSFRSLNMDQEEKEKNLKEDKDASAQGPNPNAAPVNENVHSIDTTQAMFLPVGASISLLVMFFFFDSMQMVFAVCTAVLATVAFAFLLLPMCQYLLRPCSNGTKISFGCCGRFTSAEIMSFCLAVMLVFLWVMTGHWLLMDALAMGLCVTMIAFVRLPSLKVSTLLLTGLLIYDVFWVFFSTYIFNANVMVKVAMRPADNPLGVVARKLNMPAVIKEAPQLSLPGKLIFPSLHNSGHFSMLGLGDIVMPGLLLCFVMRYDNYKRQAAEGATAAPLIAPNSLTQRVTYFHCSLIGYFVGLLTATISSEVYKAAQPALLYLVPFTLLPLLLMAYLKGDLKRMWHEPFIKGQPNKYTEV, from the exons GGCATATTCCATGGTGGATTCATCCAGAGTGTCCACATTTGTCATCTCCATCTTGCTTATTGTCTACGGCAGCTTCAG ATCTTTGAATATGGATCAAGAAGAAAAGGAGAAGAATTTAAAAGAAGACAAAGACGCTTCAGCACAAGGTCCCAATCCAAATGCTGCTCCAGTAAATGAAAATG TTCATAGTATAGATACAACTCAAGCGATGTTTTTGCCCGTCGGCGCTTCCATCTCTCTTCTtgttatgtttttcttctttgattCAATGCAAATGGTGTTTGCTGTTTGCACAGCAG TATTAGCTACAGTAGCCTTTGCGTTCCTTCTGTTGCCGATGTGCCAGTATTTATTAAGGCCTTGCTCCAATGGAACAAA GATTTCATTTGGATGTTGCGGTCGATTCACATCTGCCGAAATAATGTCATTTTGTCTTGCTGTGATGTTGGTGTTCTTGTGGGTCATGACAGGTCATTGGCTGCTCATGGATG CGCTAGCCATGGGTCTGTGTGTTACAATGATAGCATTTGTTCGCCTACCAAGCCTCAAAGTCTCTACGTTACTCCTGACTGGTCTTCTCATTTATGATGTCTTCTGGGTTTTCTTCTCTACTTATATATTTAACGCAAATGTGATGGTCAAGGTTGCCATGAGGCCTGCAGACAACCCG CTTGGGGTTGTAGCTAGGAAACTGAACATGCCTGCAGTAATCAAGGAAGCTCCTCAACTTTCACTGCCTGGTAAACTTATTTTCCCAAG CCTACACAACTCGGGTCATTTCTCAATGCTAGGACTAGGTGACATAGTCATGCCTGGTCTTCTCTTGTGCTTTGTCATGCGTTATGATAATTACAAACGTCAGGCAGCAGAGGGCGCCACAGCAGCCCCTCTTATTGCTCCAAACAGCTTGACTCAAAGAGTTACCTACTTCCACTGCTCACTCATTGGCTATTTTGTTG GTTTACTGACGGCTACAATATCATCTGAAGTTTACAAAGCAGCTCAACCAGCTTTGCTGTATCTTGTCCCTTTCACACTCCTGCCATTACTCCTTATGGCCTACCTCAAG
- the LOC117290564 gene encoding signal peptide peptidase-like 3 isoform X3 yields the protein MVDSSRVSTFVISILLIVYGSFRSLNMDQEEKEKNLKEDKDASAQGPNPNAAPVNENVHSIDTTQAMFLPVGASISLLVMFFFFDSMQMVFAVCTAVLATVAFAFLLLPMCQYLLRPCSNGTKISFGCCGRFTSAEIMSFCLAVMLVFLWVMTGHWLLMDALAMGLCVTMIAFVRLPSLKVSTLLLTGLLIYDVFWVFFSTYIFNANVMVKVAMRPADNPLGVVARKLNMPAVIKEAPQLSLPGKLIFPSSLHNSGHFSMLGLGDIVMPGLLLCFVMRYDNYKRQAAEGATAAPLIAPNSLTQRVTYFHCSLIGYFVGLLTATISSEVYKAAQPALLYLVPFTLLPLLLMAYLKGDLKRMWHEPFIKGQPNKYTEV from the exons ATGGTGGATTCATCCAGAGTGTCCACATTTGTCATCTCCATCTTGCTTATTGTCTACGGCAGCTTCAG ATCTTTGAATATGGATCAAGAAGAAAAGGAGAAGAATTTAAAAGAAGACAAAGACGCTTCAGCACAAGGTCCCAATCCAAATGCTGCTCCAGTAAATGAAAATG TTCATAGTATAGATACAACTCAAGCGATGTTTTTGCCCGTCGGCGCTTCCATCTCTCTTCTtgttatgtttttcttctttgattCAATGCAAATGGTGTTTGCTGTTTGCACAGCAG TATTAGCTACAGTAGCCTTTGCGTTCCTTCTGTTGCCGATGTGCCAGTATTTATTAAGGCCTTGCTCCAATGGAACAAA GATTTCATTTGGATGTTGCGGTCGATTCACATCTGCCGAAATAATGTCATTTTGTCTTGCTGTGATGTTGGTGTTCTTGTGGGTCATGACAGGTCATTGGCTGCTCATGGATG CGCTAGCCATGGGTCTGTGTGTTACAATGATAGCATTTGTTCGCCTACCAAGCCTCAAAGTCTCTACGTTACTCCTGACTGGTCTTCTCATTTATGATGTCTTCTGGGTTTTCTTCTCTACTTATATATTTAACGCAAATGTGATGGTCAAGGTTGCCATGAGGCCTGCAGACAACCCG CTTGGGGTTGTAGCTAGGAAACTGAACATGCCTGCAGTAATCAAGGAAGCTCCTCAACTTTCACTGCCTGGTAAACTTATTTTCCCAAG CAGCCTACACAACTCGGGTCATTTCTCAATGCTAGGACTAGGTGACATAGTCATGCCTGGTCTTCTCTTGTGCTTTGTCATGCGTTATGATAATTACAAACGTCAGGCAGCAGAGGGCGCCACAGCAGCCCCTCTTATTGCTCCAAACAGCTTGACTCAAAGAGTTACCTACTTCCACTGCTCACTCATTGGCTATTTTGTTG GTTTACTGACGGCTACAATATCATCTGAAGTTTACAAAGCAGCTCAACCAGCTTTGCTGTATCTTGTCCCTTTCACACTCCTGCCATTACTCCTTATGGCCTACCTCAAG